The genomic DNA GCTGTGATACAGAGACGTTTGAAGTAGGGGGTGGCTCAAATGTGAGACAACTGTGGCCTCTAGGTTTCTAAAGATCAGTTACCCTGGTTCTCCTTTATTACAGCCACAGTTCACATGGTAGAAATGGGATAAATTTACATACCTAGTGATAATAAATGATAGAATGAGTTGTGTGTGACTTGTCTTATGTTTTTCTTCTGGCTAACTTAAAGTCAAAAGGGGATATATAGATGACTTACCTACAGTTGTTGTCTTTGAATGATTATTGCACTTATAATTTAATCACAACACTGGGAATAGTAGTTATGGATATATGAAATCACTGTCTTCAGCTGGTACAAGACTTGTCAAAATGGGAGATGGGCTTTTGATGTATTTGTGTAGCTTCAGACTTCTTTATTGCAAATTTATCTGCTTGTTTCTTCTCTCATTTCCTGAGAGCACAGGAGGATTTGAAAATAAAGGTAGGTCGGAGCTGCAGAATGCAGGAAACTGAAAGAAATATCTTCTCTTGCCTTAGGGTAACAGTGTTTGgattcttggttttgtttttttttttttttttttttagtgtttttgttttgttttccagctttaTAAAAGCTGTTCCTAGATATATACAAGCTTTTTTTGCCCAATTAGTTTTTCAGTGCAGAGGTGAATAAGACTCGAGTTGTACATGTGTGCATATGTAGCCATACATAACTTTTAAAGGTCTGGTGCCCTGTGTTAGGTGCTCTTCAGTTGTTTATAAAAACTGTTCAGAAAAACTGATCTCCAAGCAAGTGTGGACATGGTAGGACTTTACAAAATTGTGCTGTTCCACAGACTGCACTATAGCTCTGTACCACGCTGCAAGGGTTACATGCatagggaaggaaaagagaagtgtGTTATTCACAAAAGCAAGTGGAGCTGTTATGTATCGGGAGGAGCTTCACTCATTTAATTTGAAAACCCAGATTTTTTTAGGATCACAGCATCCTGCTTTCCTAGATAGTGCCTTTGAATTtgaaacccccccccccccccccccccctttgcTCGCTAATGCCTTCTACTGTTCAGGCATTTggctttgctgtttttttcagtgagatCCTATTAATTCGGTTACATTGTCCTTGGTAACTGCTAAAGCCCTGAGTATTTAtctggtgtttgtttgtttgcttttgttttaaatgtaaactgatttttaatggcttttttaGACTCCTACATTGTGCTCATGGACAGGCTTGATCTCACACAGTGacctctgggagctgtgcaggtcAAGTCACAAATGTCCTAGAGAGACAAATAATATTAGAACTTTATTGAAGGCAGTAATGCTTAAATGCTGAGGACAATACAGTGATGGAATCCAAATGATGGGAGCTTAACAATTTAGGTGGGAGCCACAGGCTATAATGTTACCCCATGGACTAAGGGACTGGTCCTTACAAGTGTATCTGCTGCGTCAGGACTTCTGTTGACACACCgacatttaaaaacatttattttcatgtagTTTTGTGGGTATTTGTAGTATCCTGGggcaaatttaatttctgtgtaaGGTTGGAGCCAGCTGGTCTATAGAGACTGTGTCTGTGAGGTGGTCCTTGCCTTCTGCTGCGTGgtgagggatggaggcaggatTTTCAGAATGTAAGGTGCGCATCTTAGTCCTGTGTGTTCTTTTTTATTGAACAGTTCCCAGTTCTAAGCAATAAAGAAAATGTATCATTATCCTTAAACTATGAGAGAAGCCTAAAAATCTTCCAGATGCTTACTGATATTCTGCTCTGATTTAAGGTTTGAGGTGTTTCAGCTATGTGTCATGTCATCTCCCAGTTTAAACTTTGATAGCTaattcagttttgtttcttgtttggAAGATGTTGTTTAATATTTCTAGGAATTCTGCATCTTTAAGGAGAACCTCTTTAGTAAAGCTTTGTTTAGAAAGTATTGAGAGGTAGTAGCAGGTTTGGTTTATTTATGAAGGGAATGTTTGCATTCTCCTACACACTACAGTGTTGAATAAACACATATTGTCTTTTGGTGTGTACTTGTAATTATGATAATGGTAACATTCACAAATAATTTCAATTCTTAAATTTTGCCTCAAAGGCAATAAGAAATGTAAAAGGCACAGACTGTTGCTTTTTCATATAAGCAATTATTGAGAAAGTAGATCCATGGCTCCATCTGCTGGGGTTTAAAACCAGAAGCACAAGGAATTGTTGTTTATTGAAAGCACTGAGTTCTGGCCTACTTGTGAGAGTAGCTGCTGGGcagaagctgaaataaaaagtactgcattttatttttcagctggtGAATTGATGGAGTATATTTCTTTGGAGATATTGGTGTAATGTTTTGACAATTTTGCTCGTCTTAAAACTTGTGGTTTTTTCCCCGCAGTTACATTCACTGTCTGAGAGTTGAGCAATTTGTCTCATTTGACAAGAGACATATAGAATACAGAGGTGCCTGTATAATTTTACCCTATGTGTTTTTTATAGTCAGACAACTTCTGTAGGTTAGATAAAGACCTGATATTACAACATGAGCTGGATGGTTCATCCAGAGATCTCTCATGGGGAAAGAATAGgccaaaatataaaaaacttCTTGGTCTTCTCTGGCAATTAAATATGTGACATTAAGATATTTTTGAGAGTAATTTGCATTTTGCAATGTCTTGGTGCAGACCAGCATTTCCATCTGATTAACTTTTCAAATTTCTGTTAAGAGGGGAAATATTTTGCTCACACTTGGTTTCTCATTTCTATTGGTCTGAGAACAGGAGCTCAGAAACTCTGAGCTGTAGCTTAGCTCTTGAGGAAGAGAAGATTCTGAAATAATCCACTATTATTCTGCCTGCAAttgttttcaaagcagctttgtCATTTTCTGTCATTATATGAAAACCTGTCTTGTGTAATGCCAGCTGCAAGAATATGCATCAAAAATCCATtccataaaaagcaaaaattgtCTGTCTTGTTCAGCACTGAGTAAACACTTCAGTTTCAGTAGAAACTGGACTTTGGAACTTGAAAGTAATACAAAGTAATGGCTGTGTATTTGATCAAGATTCAAACCTCCATATAGAATAGTGTGCCTGTTTTCTTGAGTATTCTCATTATGTGCTAGCATATTTTGTCCTAAACAAGGAGCCTAAACAAAGGTGtctttctctgctcttctcttttGCCTCTGTTGAAGGTTTTAAGAATGATGCCCATAGGGACAAGGATTTTAGATAAAAAAAACTAATGGTTTTGCAGAGAAGATGTAGCTGGAGTGAATTTCACTCTGTAAGGGTTACTACTGTAAAGTTGCAAGTTCAAACACTCATGTTAAATGTGGAGTCTGAAAGGAAACACCTCCTATGTTAGTCATAACAGGACATATATGGCAGTTTATAACTCCTCTGCtgtaaacaaaaaattaatggaaGATCAGACTTCAGTAGTGCTGCTTCAGTAGTATCTGAAAGTATTGCTATCTTGAAatgcttgttttttttccttgtgttgcAAGTAGAAAAGTTGTCATTTTAACTTAATGCTAAACTTTGGCAGGTTAACAGTGcaaaatgtgtgtgtatgtaaaTTGTATATGATTCTATTAAgtaatgaataattaaaatattactaGAACATTCACAGCATTCAAACAGTGTATGCACATAGGCATGCAAATATACAGGTATATTTGCACAATAgtgtgtttttaaagaaatattatcTGAGAGCTATTGTAGACCTAGAAAGAAGAGTGTATTGTACTTCCTATTTCTGCTGCTTAGACAATTAGAGGAATGCTGACAGTTTATTTGTGTTCTTCCTTCAAGAGACAGGAAAGGAGGAATCAACTGAATAAATGCTGTTTTGTTATCTTCTGTTAGAGGCAATGTATTCTATTAAAATTTATTACCACCTGGAGGTCAAGGCTATGTTTATTCAGGGTCAGTCCTTAGGAATAATCTCTTATTATTTAGACACAGTCTTTGTATTCACAGTGCAAGTTACAGACTGTGCTTTTTGCTCAgttttctgcttccttctgctCTCAGGTTGGAAAATTTTGTAGTTGTAAACTAGGATGGCTTGTTCTTCAGTGAAGTGTCAATTTAAGCTGTgggcaggagagagaaaagcagcagcaaatgttTCATACACCCATAAAATGCCTACAGGGGTTTAAGGtagtttaaaatacattttgaatcTACTGATATTGTAAAACCGCATTctaaagtgcttttttttcagCAATTAAGATCTCTCCCTAAAATAGAGGAAAGAGTCCTCACAATCTCTAAAAATCTTGTGTGTGCTTATGTGTACCAGTAAGCCTGCAGGTAGAGATTCACTACATCAAAGAAATCCCAACACAGTTATGGTCTTGAAGTGGTTAAAGAAGCCAGAGATGCTtgaaggggagggaggaagagttTGATGTGGCTTTGAAAAGCCCATTTTTGGTAGGCAGAGTTGTGGACAGGTGAACAAGCTGGGTTAACGCCAGCTAAATGCAAACTTTCCTACCTGTCAGTGAAATGGGACAGCTGGCTGTGCTTCTGTTCACTGGTGAAAGTAAAGTTTTTCTGGTAaagtttttctattttttttctgaattctaTTGAGTTGTCAGTCACAGAACCTGGGCGTTGTCTAGGTCAGGCTTTAGCTTGCCATCAGAGATCACCAGTGACTTCTTGCAATTAGTGACTATTCCCAAgctgtttttctcatcctgaaCTACAAAATTGCTTATTGATTCCTGGTGCTTGTGAATAGTGTGGCTGCTTGGCACTGCATGTTCAGAGCGGAATTGTactagcatttaaaaaaaatgttaccAGCAGAAAAGTGCAGGTCAGTCTCTAGTCAGAAACAGTCTTTGTTTGAACTTGTACCCTTTCTTTCACAGTTACAAAACATATATGTAGTTTTATTagtacttaaatattttctgtttccatttaTGTATATTTGTGTGTATGTATACACTGCCTAAATATATACATTCCTCACAGGTACTTGCTGAGCCACATAACACATATTAAATTGCTCATTAGATGTATTACTTTGTTTTTGCAACTTGGCATGCAAACATTGTCTGGACAGCTgacttggggtttattttcaTGTGCTGAATACTAATAGCTCAGGAAGTTACATAGGGGCATAATTCCTACAGCCTCACATGTTCCTgtgattatatttttttattgctatCTCTCTGTGGTCCTGTCTTTCACAGTGGTAGTTTATTATAATGAGAACAAAAAGGAGATAGAACTGGTATATGTTCCAGAGATTAATATTCTTCCAGTACATCTGTGGTGCTGATCAAAATAAGTTTtgcttaaatatttataaaaaaaggCCAAGTGTCTGTGCATGGAAGTACTTCTCCCTAATTTcaaaaaccatgaaaaattaGCTAATTATAAGCAAATAGGCTGTGAGAGAATTCCAAAGAAGTGTTCAAAAGAAACATGACAGTTCAAATCTAGAAACATGATCCCATATTTTGACAGTAAATTCCTTGAACTTACAGTTCTTTAGGAAGAATTTTTGGTGTTGGATATTTTGGCTGGACTGCAATGCCATCATTTTCTGTACTGCAAAGTGATACAGCCTTTAACAGGAGCACATAAAGTAATTGAAATCCAACTGGAAGTTCTGTGAAGATTGAAAAGTTGAGATCATCTTCTTTCATGCAAAAATCTGAGTATTTGGAAATTCAAAATAATGACTTTTTCTACTCAGATCATGAAAAATCAACTGTCTTCTAAGAGTGCTTACACTTTATAAGAACTTAAAAACAAGGATGTTTGGGCGATATATTTGTCTATCTCTTGGCATTTAGATTTTACATCATTAGCCAGTGTAACAGTATAAAATACTGTATGATATTGTATATAAGATTGTATCTTTTGTTGGTAGAATATTTTAAGTGACATGTTTGCTCAGTTTTCAGTACTGGCTTTTGAATATCACTTTGAAATGCTAGAAGCCTTCAGTAATGTGCATGCAACAAATTGATGTTGACATCTCATGTATTTAGGCTGACTGACAAATCTGTTTGCGTGGTCTTTGAGGCTGAATAATTTATCTTCTTTCCCCCAtccctttgtttttctgtcatCCCAGGTTATTCTATTGGCTGTGAAGAACCACGGACCCTTGGTGCCCTGATGGGGGACTCGGGATCCAGACGCTCGACTCTTGTATCTCGGTTGCCAATATTCAGGAGAAGTGTTAGCCGGAGACACGACTCCCTTCCTTCCTCGCCTTCTTCTGCCAATGCCATTGGTGTCCACACCTCCTCCCCATCCAGCACCAACTCCAGctcagggagcacaggaaaGCGCCGGAGCATTTTCCGCACCCCTTCCATTAGCTTCCATAACAAGAAAGGGAGTGAGCAGAAGCCTGATTCAGCAAGTCAAAATGTTAACATCTCAAATGGTGCCCAGTCTTCCCTTAGCACTTTTCACAAACTCAGCTTAGACGAGCACATAAAAAGCAGAGGAAGGCATTCAGTTGGCTTTGGCAGTTCACGTAACAAGAAGATAACAAGGTCTTTGACAGATGAttttgaaaagggaaaggagcCCTCAGCTAATAAGAATGTCTTTATCAATTGCATAAGCTCTGGGAAAAATGAGGGTGATGATTCGGGCTTTGCAGAAGAGCGGAGCCGATACTCTGTCAAACAGTCCACACGAAAACTTCTCACTAAGTCTTTTTCATCACACTACAAATTTTCCAAACCAGTTTCAGAGAGTCAGTCGGTTTCCTCTGTGCAGCAGCCCAGGTGCCTGCTGGAAGTTAATTCCTACGTGGAGAGCGAGCCTGTGATGGCCAAGTCGTCTCCTCCGTGCTCGGCTGAGACGACGGAGTGCAtgggcagctccctgcagtCCCCGCTGCTCTCGGCTGACCTCACAGCCGCCCAGACCCCCTCGGACTTCATCGCTCTCACCGAGGACTCCGTGTCAGAGGCTGatgccctgcccagcagtggGCCTGGGGCGCTGCTCGCAGAAGATTTTGGCCACGATGTCTCTGCCTCTCAGGTCTTCTttaatcctgctgctgctcctgcgaGGGAGAGAGATACTGTGCAAAGTGCTGGCCATTCTGCTGGCGTGTCTCCTGCGAGTCACGCAAGCTCGTGCAGTGTGGAGTCCAGTACCTTATTCAAAACCTCAGTTGCTAATCAAACAAAAGTACTGTTGCAAACCAATGGACTGCATATTAATGATGCCAGgcacatagaaaaaaataactcaGAAAATGCACATTTAGAAACCTTGATGTTAGAGTGTAGTGAAGAACCAGTGACACTCTCTCCAAAGGCACGGGGGTTGAGTGGCAGCAGAGATGATAGCACTCCATCCAAGCACATGAGAAACGCAATTCCTGTAGTGGAGTCTAATGGAGTTCCATGTTCTGAACCTCAGTCCTTTAAAATACAACAGGGTTATGAATCAAACCATTCTAAAGGTATGTTTCatggttttttcatttttgagtTTGGGTGGGCTAGCCTCATTTCTTCTATAATGATTGTTTTGTCATAGAATGTTTTCTGGAATTGCAAGTGTTAACTATGAAGTTCAGAAAGTACAAATTGTGTCCTCCTCCAGAACTGCAGGAATTAAAGGCAAAGTCTGTGATTTCTTTGAGTTTGTGTTTTAGAGTTTACAAACACCCATAAGTGCTGTTTGTGTCTGTGCTTTGCTTAATAGAAAATGAATTAAGAATGCAAGTACTGATTCCCAGCTCGTGTTAGAGGCTGAAGCTATGATTCCTTGAGACATGGGAATTTTGGACTTAAGCCTTGGGGTTGCATAATTTGGGATGAAAATGTCACCAGAGAAATAAATGTTCTTGTAGTCTGATTCTGGGAAATAATACAgttttttttatattgatttGGGTTTAGAATTTTATAGCCTGGCTTTCTCTATTCAGCTGATGTTATGGAGTAGCTCAAAGTGGATATTTTGTCAAAGTATGAAATGTCCTGTTTCTGCTTCCATCTGAAATAAGTGTCCAAATTCTCATTTTGTCATCTATCAAACTGAGGAAGTCAATTACCATTTAAATTTCACACTGGGTTTTTAGTTTATGCAGAGTTATTTGGAAATACTAACAAGATTAAGTGGAAAGACTTTGCCTACAAATCCCAATCTACAGAGATACAGATAAATAAGACACCAGGCCCTTGAGTGAAGGACACCTGTCAGAAGACATTTATCTCTGACAGTTGATTTTCTCAAGCCAGCTTAATGACTGGTGCTTTCTTGCTTAATCCTGAGGATCCATGTGGTGAGCCAAAATTTGAGAGTTAACAAGACAGCATTTGTAGTGATTGTATTAGAAGATGAATGATCTTAAGTATAAACTCATATAAATTCACACCCATCATTTTGCTTGGTTGTTTATCTAGCCATGTGGATTATAAGCAATCAAAAGCAATCTTGCATTTTGAATTATTAGTCACTGCTCGGCTTAGTTGGATATCTTGTACGTAAGTGGCAATAGAAAGTCATATTAATCCACTGAATTAGCTTTCACCAGAGGGCTCCTCTTTCACTCAGAATGCCAGtcactttggggaaaaaaatattcccatttatCTATATTACTGGTCCTGAGCACTCAGTTTGTCTTCCTTGCCACATTGTCCCACCTGTAAGTAGCTCTTATTTCAAAATCTGTCTTGCAAAAGTGTACTGCAGAGCACTAAGTGAGCAGCTTGGAGGGATGTTTAGAAATACTGCCTGCATTTCAAACTCATGTATTGGTAATTTGATATTTAGTCTGTATTTCAGTAAAGCAGCTAAAGGGAGTTGAAATTGTGATACAGATGTTTTTGTAAATTGGATTCAGGTTCACAGAAACACAAGAGCTAATATTGCACTATATGAAAGTTGTTGATTAAttgttctgttcttttagtgctgttcaaaatacttttttttttcctggtgttgTGAAGAATGTATTTCCAATTAGCAATTCCCTAGGCGTACAAAGGAACCAGTGAAAATAAGACAAAATCGTGCCATATGAACTGAGTCAAATACAGGAAAAGCTTACATGGCCATCAGTAAGATATGGTTATAAGCAGTTACACCTGTTGCAAACAGACTGGTTTGAACATTTAGTTTTCTAAAATAGTATTTAAATCTAGATGTGAATACAAAATACTTCTGTGCATTTTCTTTGGTAATAGATATTTTCTGTACCTGGTCTCATAGCTGATATCATTATAGATAGCATTGTAAATGTGACATTAATGTATGAGCAGGTTTGATGTGTCATGTATTTCTTCATATacctttatgtatttttatgtgatatggattttttttgagaACCTTAAGGGAAAATGTCTCTTCTCTTGCAAAATGCAAAAGGTAAGATTTTCTGTATATGTGACATTTATTATGCTACTACTCTTTTATCTGTCTCTATCTCTAAATTTGCCCTAGCATGTCAAACTGtactttttttctgatgtgTTACTGTTTTAACTGGACTGGGATTTTGCCCACTGACTGCAGGCTGATGGAAGGTGCAGGTGTAAGTCTAAGTTAGGAATGCTGAACAGAAATGGAAATCTGTCTAATGTGCATCCCTGTCTTATGCAGGGGTAACAAAGTTATCGCCTGGTACTTCACTACCTGGACTTACTTGACCTTGGGGGTCTAGGCAAGGTTGGGTTTTGGCACCACTGGGCAAGTGATAATTTCTCTGGTAGATTTTACTGTGAtgaagggagaaagaaaagggtcGAGCAAAGACTCTCTGGACTCTATGAGGAGCCCTGGACTGGGCTGTGGTGTGCTGAGCATGCCTATCATTGGGGCTGAACTGCGGGCCCAGGTGACATCTTAATCTAGGTAAGCATGGTCTGATTTTCACAGAACATTTCTCATGTAATTTCAGTGTAATTATTTCAAGCAAAGCAGTGTTCTGATGAAGAAaattgttgtcatcttattgcaaaagttctcataccttcttggtgatttctcatggtcaTCTCTTCGCAGCACTGACTCCCtttttcttcacagcacagccaacaaactccaactctcctcacccagctaacccactcttttgtagcactcgtCTTCttactggacacagctgtggcctgttaagggcagggctgttcctaatctttggtgatcagtacagctgcaactcctcaggtgtgagactcCCTTCTgcactacctttattttcttacatccTATCCCACCACAGAAAATACTTGTAGAGAGCAGTTCCCTGTAGCAATTGCTGTTTGCTTCTGTCTTTGTAGTTGATGTTGCCAACAGCCTCAGTCCGTACCGGGAGGGCAGATTTGTTGAGAAACGCCTGAGGTCTTCTTCAGAAGGCACTGCTGGGGGCAGCCGGCTGATCATAAAACCAAAGGATGGAAATACAGAAGAGCTTAACAGCCTAAGGAAGCAGAGAGCAAGCTCGTCCTCTTCCAAAATGAACAGCATGGTGAGTTTTATTCCCACATCCAtaagtttgtttttctctgattGGCGTAGCTATAGTGAGAAGCAGTGACTTCACATAGAACAGTAATAAAGAGGGCAGGAGCTGTCTCAGGCTTCCAAAATGTGATCCAGGCTCAGCTTCAGatattaaaagtatttttttgcAGGGTGGAGTGCTGCAAAAGGTTTGTCTACTTTCTGAAGAGTTTCTTGCTGACATATTCTAGTGTTTTGCTAGTGCTTGGAGCTTTTCGTGTTTCTCTGTTTTTTGCGGGAAGTTTGCATGCAAATATCAGTGAATGACATGTGATTTTTCAGAGCCAGAAAGAACGTGATGATATTTAAAGATGCTGTTTCATGTGGGTATACAAAGCATTATGCAGATGGAGTTATGCCCTAACATATTGGGTAACCCTGACTCAGGCATGTGAACCTTTTTTGGGTTCCTAGACCCAAGCTGTTAGGCAGATCTGTGTTTGTTTAAATACTAGGCTATATTGATGCTATTGCACTTCCTTCTGTTTAGCTCCGTATTAATGATGGAAATGGGAAGGTGTGACAATCCAGGAACAGTGGGAAGTAGGAAAAGTGTGGATGGGATTAGGTGGTAATCTGATCccttctttgtgttttgtttatgAAATCTATGAGTTTTTTTACCCACTGCTATTAGCAAGTTTGTCCCCATATTGATAGGATTTGCTTATGCTTATTGGTAATACAGTCACAGACCAAGGACTTCTAAAACAAGATTAGAGAGCATGCTCATGAGAGAAGGTAAAATTATTCCTGTTTTTCCCGTATTACATATGGATATTATCTTCCTGTCTTAAGAAAATAGAACTTTTCACAATCAATTTGTGTTTAACATCACAGTAGCAGATGGCTACCAATGACTGATGCTGATGAAGAATAAATACTAGGTAAAGAATCGATGTTACTACACGAAGTATTATAAAAAGCCTTATCTTTCTTAGATGGCTAGAACAACATGAGTCACATGGCTGCCTGTATTAATTTTGTTCAGTTCTGGAGAGCAATGAACCACAGATATGTAAGGGATGACAAATCCTTGGGGGAGAGCAGAGGCCCCTGTGGCAAGGACAGCATTGCTGTGCAGTTCTGCTCTGAAGCACTGAGCAAGCAGCCGTGCCTGTGGATGTGGTTTTCTGGCATCACCCAGATGTCTTGTTAAGCTGAAGAAATTGTGTACCTGTATCTTTGCCCCTGTTTGAGTTCTTTTTCTTGTTGGCAGGCAGTGTGCACTGTTTCTGCTGAGGGACTGGGAGTGAGGAGCAGAAAGTCTTGCTGAAGGGATGTGAGATTTTTCACAGGAGACaggaagtaaaaaaacccaacatctGAGAAATTGTTCTTTATCCTCAACATCTTGGTCAGCAGTGTATTCTCGCATAATTGTCAGTTCTTGTTTCGAAGATGAAAGGTAAAGGCTTGGATAGACTGATATTCTGGCTAAGACCATGTGCTGTTTGCAAATGAaatttagggaagaaaaaaaatctttcaaaataaCTCTGCAAGTGTGCCTATTTCATAGTATTGTAAATAACGATGTGAAGGAAGTGCTTCAGATGGATTTGGATTGCCAGCTGTGTGTTTAGAGAGCTGCTGTTCTTGCAGTAGCTGATTCCTGCTACAAGAGGGCACCGTTTCACCAGAAATGGTTTTGAGCAGTGATTACTGCAATTCAGGATGTGTGTTTGAGCAGTTTCGTGTTGTTAGTCTGTGCAGTATAGTAGACCCTTTCCAAATGAGAAGTATTGATAGTGATGCAATTTAAAGAGATGGATATTGCTCTATAAACTCTGGTCATTCTAATGCTTTAACAATGAACTCACGAGTTAACAAATTTAAATCTTTTCATATAACATATAGTCTAGTTAACTATACTTCAGAAGGCTGGTAGAAATTATACTTTGCCTACTGTTTATACCTAGGTGGTTCTTCTTTTCCGATGTGTAAGAgagacaaaaggaaagaaaaatgtgaattagTACAGGCAAAAGACCTGAATGGTCTGAAATATGCAGTCCT from Ammospiza nelsoni isolate bAmmNel1 chromosome 4, bAmmNel1.pri, whole genome shotgun sequence includes the following:
- the CCSER1 gene encoding serine-rich coiled-coil domain-containing protein 1 isoform X5 encodes the protein MGDSGSRRSTLVSRLPIFRRSVSRRHDSLPSSPSSANAIGVHTSSPSSTNSSSGSTGKRRSIFRTPSISFHNKKGSEQKPDSASQNVNISNGAQSSLSTFHKLSLDEHIKSRGRHSVGFGSSRNKKITRSLTDDFEKGKEPSANKNVFINCISSGKNEGDDSGFAEERSRYSVKQSTRKLLTKSFSSHYKFSKPVSESQSVSSVQQPRCLLEVNSYVESEPVMAKSSPPCSAETTECMGSSLQSPLLSADLTAAQTPSDFIALTEDSVSEADALPSSGPGALLAEDFGHDVSASQVFFNPAAAPARERDTVQSAGHSAGVSPASHASSCSVESSTLFKTSVANQTKVLLQTNGLHINDARHIEKNNSENAHLETLMLECSEEPVTLSPKARGLSGSRDDSTPSKHMRNAIPVVESNGVPCSEPQSFKIQQGYESNHSKVDVANSLSPYREGRFVEKRLRSSSEGTAGGSRLIIKPKDGNTEELNSLRKQRASSSSSKMNSMDVLNNLGSCELDEDDLMLDLEFLEEQHHQRSVCREDSYQSIVSCAAVVLTPLETTVDTRKKEQMIMPDVSKQNLSLKLSKEVEQGEARHPRVSQLAGSPSVEWPFTGLEEGGGIESLPFRLMLQDCTAVKTLLLKMKRVLQEVFREMKLFWECF